The Opitutaceae bacterium genome window below encodes:
- the ribB gene encoding 3,4-dihydroxy-2-butanone-4-phosphate synthase produces MSLTATSSSFDSVESAIQDIAQGKLVIVTDDEDRENEGDLIMAASKATPQTVNMLIRYCSGIVCVPMLEHQLKRLGLGPMVARNRESHRTDFTVSVDAAEGISTGISAYDRTQTILVLAGEHSRPEQLVQPGHVFPLRARPGGVLERAGHTEAAVDLSILAGLHPSGVLCELVNDDGTVQRLPELIEFKHRFGLKMISIAALIEHRARRDQLVERVASSPFQSSYGDFTLHVFRSRLDGRHHLAFVMGAPGPEPTLVRVHSTNILSDVFQGRGMHSHRSLESALEAVARAGKGVILYMEPANAGDLLVKRLGAKPDEPHPPMSFRDYGIGAQILAAIGLRQIRLMTNNPRKVVGLDGYGLEIVEQIQV; encoded by the coding sequence ATGAGTCTCACGGCCACGTCATCGTCCTTTGACAGCGTTGAATCCGCCATTCAGGACATCGCCCAGGGCAAGCTCGTGATCGTCACCGACGACGAGGACCGAGAGAACGAGGGCGACCTGATCATGGCGGCGTCCAAGGCCACGCCACAGACGGTCAACATGCTCATCCGCTACTGCAGCGGCATTGTCTGTGTTCCGATGCTCGAGCACCAGTTGAAGCGCCTCGGGCTCGGGCCGATGGTCGCACGGAACCGGGAATCGCACCGCACGGACTTCACCGTGAGCGTCGATGCCGCCGAGGGCATTTCGACCGGCATCAGCGCCTATGACCGCACGCAGACGATCCTGGTCCTCGCCGGTGAGCATTCGCGGCCGGAACAACTGGTGCAGCCCGGGCACGTTTTTCCGCTTCGTGCGCGGCCGGGCGGCGTGCTTGAGCGCGCGGGCCACACCGAGGCGGCCGTCGATCTTTCGATTCTCGCCGGGCTTCATCCCAGCGGCGTCCTGTGCGAACTCGTGAACGATGACGGCACCGTGCAGCGCCTGCCGGAACTGATCGAGTTCAAGCACCGCTTCGGTCTGAAGATGATCTCGATCGCGGCGCTCATCGAGCACCGCGCCCGACGCGACCAACTGGTCGAGCGCGTGGCCAGCAGCCCGTTCCAGTCATCGTACGGAGACTTCACCCTCCATGTTTTTCGCAGTCGCCTGGATGGCCGGCACCATCTGGCCTTTGTCATGGGTGCACCCGGTCCGGAGCCCACGCTGGTCCGAGTCCACAGCACAAACATCCTCAGCGATGTTTTCCAGGGCAGGGGCATGCACAGTCATCGCTCGCTTGAGTCCGCACTGGAGGCCGTGGCCAGGGCCGGCAAGGGAGTCATTCTCTACATGGAGCCGGCAAATGCGGGCGACCTCCTTGTCAAGCGGCTCGGCGCGAAACCTGACGAGCCGCACCCACCCATGAGCTTCCGCGACTACGGCATTGGCGCGCAGATCCTGGCGGCGATCGGATTGCGCCAAATCCGCCTGATGACAAACAATCCGCGAAAGGTGGTGGGGCTCGATGGATACGGCCTCGAGATTGTCGAGCAGATCCAAGTCTAG
- a CDS encoding MOSC domain-containing protein produces MHLEELHIHPVKSLRGVSVQTASVDALGLVGDRRFLVVDSDGKFLTQRVLPQMARVSTALDATHLTLSAEGHGGIRVPLKEDAAPVRTVSIWRSEGLQAEDCGATAAAWLSQVLERACGLVRIGPAFNRPVSREGVARAGDLVGFADAFPFLILSEASLASLNARITAAGGKPVPMDRFRANLVVSGCDAFAEDGWARFKIGQIVFRAGGPSVRCIMTTTDQLTGERGREPLATLATFRRNPRDSTQVIFAQNLIHETKGGTLRVGDVLNVI; encoded by the coding sequence ATGCATCTGGAGGAGCTTCACATCCATCCGGTCAAGTCACTGCGCGGTGTTTCCGTTCAAACCGCTTCGGTGGACGCCTTGGGGCTGGTGGGCGACCGGCGGTTTCTGGTCGTCGATTCCGATGGAAAGTTCCTGACGCAGCGCGTGCTGCCGCAAATGGCACGGGTGTCGACAGCTCTCGATGCGACGCACCTGACGCTTTCCGCGGAGGGCCACGGCGGCATTCGCGTGCCATTGAAGGAGGACGCTGCGCCGGTTCGCACGGTCAGCATCTGGCGCAGCGAGGGACTGCAGGCGGAGGATTGTGGCGCGACGGCGGCGGCATGGCTGTCGCAGGTGCTGGAGCGGGCGTGCGGTCTGGTGAGAATCGGTCCGGCGTTCAACCGACCGGTGTCCAGGGAAGGCGTTGCGCGCGCAGGGGACCTGGTGGGGTTTGCGGATGCGTTTCCGTTCCTGATTCTGAGCGAGGCTTCGCTTGCGAGTCTCAACGCCCGCATCACCGCCGCGGGCGGGAAGCCGGTGCCGATGGACCGCTTTCGTGCGAACCTGGTGGTCTCCGGGTGCGACGCCTTTGCCGAGGATGGCTGGGCGAGATTCAAGATCGGGCAGATCGTTTTTCGTGCCGGCGGCCCCAGCGTGCGCTGCATCATGACAACAACCGATCAGCTCACGGGTGAACGGGGCAGGGAGCCGCTGGCCACGCTGGCGACCTTTCGTCGCAATCCAAGGGATTCGACGCAGGTGATCTTCGCGCAGAACCTGATCCACGAAACCAAGGGCGGCACACTGCGCGTCGGTGATGTGCTCAACGTGATTTAA
- a CDS encoding transglutaminase family protein: MRFRISHRTRYRYAGAASESFMEARLTPANDAHQRLNARSFSTQPACNIHTYADYFGNQVETFSIVQRHEELLLESISDVETMPCAPPDHALAVSISEAAQIYRAEKLGLFEFLMPSPAIALSAEINALANEMLKARDPLGPALLRLNAWIKETFRYQPGATRVDTTSVELLKLRAGVCQDFAQLMIAILRSAEIPARYVTGYIETESQRRASETNGSPRLIGASESHAWVEVYLPGGYWWPLDPTNNCVAEERHVRVAMGRDYLDCSPTRGVFKGTHTENLSVAVVMQRV, from the coding sequence ATGCGTTTTCGAATCAGCCATCGCACGCGCTACCGCTATGCGGGGGCGGCGTCGGAATCGTTCATGGAGGCGCGGCTGACCCCGGCCAATGATGCGCACCAGCGCCTGAATGCCCGGAGTTTTTCAACGCAGCCGGCGTGCAACATTCACACGTACGCGGATTACTTTGGCAACCAGGTCGAGACGTTCTCGATCGTCCAGCGCCATGAGGAGCTGCTCCTGGAGAGTATCAGCGACGTGGAGACGATGCCCTGCGCCCCGCCGGACCATGCGCTGGCTGTCAGCATTTCGGAGGCCGCGCAGATTTACCGGGCCGAGAAACTGGGCCTTTTTGAATTTCTCATGCCTTCTCCGGCGATCGCGCTTTCTGCGGAGATCAATGCGCTTGCGAACGAAATGTTGAAGGCGCGGGATCCCCTTGGACCGGCGCTGCTCAGGCTCAATGCCTGGATCAAGGAGACGTTCCGGTATCAGCCGGGCGCGACGCGCGTCGACACGACCTCAGTGGAGCTGCTGAAGCTCAGGGCGGGGGTCTGCCAGGATTTCGCGCAGTTGATGATCGCGATCCTGCGGTCGGCCGAGATTCCGGCGCGTTATGTGACCGGCTACATTGAAACCGAATCCCAGCGCAGGGCCTCGGAGACAAACGGATCGCCCAGGCTCATCGGCGCCAGCGAGAGCCACGCCTGGGTGGAGGTGTATCTGCCCGGTGGATACTGGTGGCCGCTCGACCCCACGAACAACTGCGTCGCGGAGGAGCGGCATGTCAGGGTGGCGATGGGGCGGGACTACCTCGATTGCTCGCCGACGAGGGGAGTCTTCAAGGGGACCCACACCGAGAATCTCAGCGTCGCGGTCGTCATGCAGCGCGTGTGA
- the ribH gene encoding 6,7-dimethyl-8-ribityllumazine synthase translates to MSLDSAPASSVDASRLAFGIAAARFNPRLVDALLERAHAELLRAGVRTARIRVERVPGSHEVPYAAQALALAKGVDCVIALGVLIGGDTNHHELVGESVSHALQQVALQTRVPVINGVIVADTLRQAEARTIGKINRGVEFAHAALEMAALRRRLSR, encoded by the coding sequence ATGAGTCTCGATTCAGCTCCCGCATCCTCCGTGGACGCCTCCCGTCTCGCATTCGGGATCGCGGCCGCGCGCTTCAATCCGAGGCTGGTGGACGCCCTGCTTGAGCGCGCGCACGCCGAGCTGCTTCGCGCCGGAGTCCGGACGGCCCGGATTCGTGTCGAGCGCGTGCCGGGCTCGCACGAGGTTCCCTACGCCGCGCAGGCTCTCGCGCTGGCCAAAGGCGTCGACTGCGTCATCGCGCTGGGTGTTCTCATCGGCGGGGACACCAATCACCACGAACTGGTGGGGGAGAGTGTCTCCCACGCACTCCAGCAGGTCGCGCTGCAGACACGCGTGCCGGTGATCAACGGCGTCATTGTCGCCGACACCCTGCGGCAGGCGGAGGCGCGCACGATCGGAAAAATCAACCGCGGCGTGGAGTTCGCCCACGCCGCGCTGGAAATGGCCGCGCTCCGCCGACGCCTGTCCCGCTAA
- a CDS encoding DUF1343 domain-containing protein, producing MLGVDVLEAEDFAPVKGKRIGLLTHAAGVNRRGETTIDVLRRARGVQLVALFAPEHGLHGTELASAEFGDAADAGTKLPVYSLYGQNRRPTQAQLQGLDALVIDLQDIGVRSYTYGVTMKHAIEACYQNGVPCIVSAAREKSWFCGG from the coding sequence ATGCTCGGCGTGGATGTGCTGGAAGCGGAGGACTTTGCGCCAGTGAAGGGAAAACGAATCGGCTTGTTGACACACGCTGCGGGGGTCAATCGGCGCGGCGAAACGACCATCGATGTTCTTCGCCGAGCCCGTGGCGTCCAACTCGTCGCATTATTTGCTCCGGAGCACGGGCTTCATGGCACGGAACTGGCGAGTGCCGAGTTCGGCGACGCTGCCGATGCGGGTACGAAGCTTCCGGTCTATTCGCTTTATGGGCAGAATCGGCGTCCGACCCAGGCCCAGCTCCAGGGATTGGATGCGCTGGTGATCGATCTCCAGGACATCGGCGTGCGATCGTACACGTATGGCGTGACGATGAAGCATGCGATCGAGGCGTGTTATCAGAATGGCGTGCCCTGTATCGTGTCAGCGGCGAGAGAGAAGTCATGGTTTTGTGGCGGGTAG
- a CDS encoding type II toxin-antitoxin system VapC family toxin, whose translation MARLKYILDTHACLWAAVDEDRLGAKAARAIAVTPYEQLAVSDVSLQEIGLLFHSGKIAFKAGSAAAVLRRILDHVTVLPISLEIAIMAPALALPHGDQFDRIITATAKVHSVPLITKDANIIDASLVATVW comes from the coding sequence GTGGCTCGATTGAAATACATTCTCGATACGCACGCATGTCTATGGGCGGCCGTCGATGAGGACCGGCTGGGCGCGAAGGCGGCAAGGGCGATCGCGGTGACGCCGTATGAGCAACTGGCGGTTTCGGACGTGTCCCTCCAGGAGATCGGACTGCTTTTCCATTCTGGAAAAATTGCTTTCAAGGCTGGTTCAGCGGCTGCAGTTCTTCGCAGAATTCTCGATCATGTCACAGTGCTGCCCATCAGCCTCGAAATTGCCATCATGGCGCCAGCGCTTGCCCTCCCGCACGGGGATCAGTTCGATCGCATTATCACCGCCACGGCAAAGGTGCATTCGGTACCTCTGATCACCAAGGACGCAAACATCATCGACGCATCCCTCGTCGCGACCGTGTGGTGA
- the nusB gene encoding transcription antitermination factor NusB produces the protein MSKAHFAQRRDGRTAALQYLFAWSMNPPLNLAEDLRVFFEGKDKPREHYAFGEELIHGTIQHLAEIDGYIRSLAHNWEFDRIAKIDLTILRLAIFEMKFRTDIPPVVSINEAIDLSKEFSNADAKRFINGILDRLKGQLGRDARKAGA, from the coding sequence ATGAGCAAAGCCCATTTCGCCCAACGCCGTGACGGCCGGACAGCCGCACTCCAGTACCTGTTCGCGTGGAGCATGAATCCTCCGCTGAACCTTGCCGAGGACCTCCGTGTTTTCTTCGAGGGAAAGGACAAGCCGCGCGAGCACTACGCCTTCGGGGAGGAATTGATCCATGGAACCATCCAGCATCTCGCGGAGATCGACGGCTACATCCGCTCGCTCGCGCACAACTGGGAGTTCGACCGCATAGCAAAGATCGACCTCACCATCCTGCGCCTCGCGATCTTCGAGATGAAGTTCCGCACCGACATCCCGCCCGTCGTCTCGATCAACGAGGCCATCGATCTCTCCAAGGAATTCTCCAACGCCGACGCCAAGCGCTTCATCAACGGCATCCTGGACCGGCTGAAGGGGCAGCTCGGACGCGACGCCCGCAAGGCCGGAGCCTGA
- a CDS encoding LacI family DNA-binding transcriptional regulator, with product MKSGKRQLPGNVTLQNVANEAGVSVGSVSAVLSNRHVKRRISLITVEKVRAVAAKLGYLPNIGARRLRRVGGGDRPIVAFVTSYGSPFNVANQFMHTLRHAVADDEPGAFSLMIEMFSPGRLRDLPGLLTGDRFNAAIIANTTPEDDMYLARTHLTYPVIMVNRTIPSYTSVLEDPRAGALAAEVFVRGKKRSRLAVLHGDPLTQTTLIRVDSFVANSAALLGETAHVIAADELTELGAFKAMSRFLSTGKRIDALYAVTDRMALGAYHAIKRAKLRIPDDIAVIGAGDHEVSAFYDPPLSCVGVPRSRIGKEVNRLLMARLCNPGRKAEHILLPVQTNLRRSTGDKSEF from the coding sequence ATGAAGTCCGGAAAACGTCAGCTGCCGGGCAATGTCACGCTGCAGAATGTTGCAAACGAGGCGGGCGTATCGGTTGGCTCGGTATCCGCCGTGCTGAGCAACCGACATGTCAAACGGCGCATCTCGCTGATTACGGTGGAGAAAGTTCGCGCGGTAGCCGCGAAGCTGGGCTATCTGCCCAATATCGGCGCACGCCGCCTGCGCCGCGTGGGTGGCGGCGACCGTCCTATCGTCGCCTTTGTGACAAGCTATGGTTCACCTTTCAATGTAGCCAATCAGTTCATGCATACACTGCGGCACGCCGTCGCAGATGACGAGCCCGGTGCATTTTCGTTAATGATTGAGATGTTCTCCCCAGGCAGGCTGCGTGACCTCCCGGGCCTGCTCACGGGCGATCGTTTCAACGCCGCTATCATCGCGAACACCACGCCTGAGGATGACATGTACCTCGCCAGGACACACCTGACCTACCCCGTCATCATGGTGAACCGTACGATTCCGAGTTATACGTCAGTCCTCGAAGACCCTCGGGCGGGTGCCCTGGCGGCCGAGGTGTTTGTCCGTGGGAAGAAGCGCTCCCGCCTTGCGGTGCTGCACGGAGATCCGTTGACCCAGACCACTCTTATCCGCGTCGACAGCTTCGTCGCTAACAGCGCCGCTCTACTAGGGGAAACAGCTCATGTCATCGCCGCCGACGAACTCACCGAACTCGGCGCATTCAAGGCCATGTCCCGTTTTCTCTCGACCGGCAAGCGGATCGATGCCCTCTACGCGGTGACCGACCGCATGGCACTCGGCGCCTACCATGCCATCAAGCGAGCCAAGCTGCGCATCCCGGACGACATCGCCGTCATTGGCGCTGGCGATCATGAAGTTTCAGCGTTTTACGATCCACCGCTCTCCTGCGTAGGTGTCCCTCGGTCCCGTATCGGAAAGGAGGTGAACCGCCTGCTCATGGCCCGGCTGTGCAATCCAGGGCGCAAGGCCGAGCACATTCTTCTTCCCGTGCAAACCAACCTCCGGAGATCCACCGGAGACAAATCGGAGTTCTAA
- a CDS encoding replication-associated recombination protein A has protein sequence MPDPSQPDLFAEDPPPPAGAPPTGSPPAEHQPLAARMRPRSISEIVGQDHLTRPGSLLPRLIATDRFGSLIFYGPPGCGKTSFAEAIARETRSRFIRINAVMSNVAELREILATARRHPEARTLLFIDELHRFNKSQQDLLLPDVENGSVRLIGATTHNPGFYINPPLLSRSHLFRLEPLSTEAVVQVLRLALADTERGLGGQRVTAGDALLNDLAVLCDGDLRRALNALEVIVSGLPADSALAATDIEVFARERRIRYDADEDEHYDTISAFIKSCRGGDPDAAMYWLAKMLAGGEDPRFIARRLVILASEDVGLADPQALPLTVAAHHACDFVGLPEAELTLAHATLYIACAPKSNSATIALGKARSLLEKEPVQAVPVALRDKSGQASKRAGHGRDYRYSHDYPEAISGQDYLEKPVDIYTPKPVAWEAKIAERLARWKTLKSELAASAQCTIPSQARSRASKSDDTQI, from the coding sequence ATGCCCGACCCTTCGCAGCCCGATCTTTTCGCCGAGGACCCTCCGCCTCCAGCAGGCGCGCCCCCGACCGGATCCCCGCCGGCGGAGCACCAGCCGCTGGCGGCGCGCATGCGTCCTCGATCGATTTCCGAGATCGTCGGCCAGGATCATCTGACCCGGCCCGGGAGCCTCCTCCCGCGGCTGATTGCGACCGATCGCTTCGGGTCCCTCATTTTTTACGGGCCTCCCGGCTGCGGAAAAACCAGCTTCGCCGAGGCGATCGCACGCGAAACGCGCAGCCGTTTCATCCGCATCAACGCCGTCATGTCAAACGTCGCCGAGCTGCGCGAAATCCTCGCCACCGCCCGCCGGCACCCCGAGGCGCGCACGCTGCTCTTCATCGACGAGCTTCACCGGTTCAACAAGTCGCAGCAGGACCTCCTCCTCCCCGACGTCGAGAACGGATCCGTTCGCCTGATCGGAGCCACGACCCACAATCCCGGCTTTTACATCAACCCTCCCCTGCTCTCGCGCAGCCACCTCTTCCGGCTCGAGCCGCTCTCAACTGAAGCTGTCGTCCAGGTTCTGCGGCTGGCGCTGGCCGATACGGAGCGCGGACTCGGCGGGCAGCGCGTGACAGCGGGCGACGCGCTTCTCAACGATCTCGCGGTCCTGTGCGACGGCGATCTGCGCCGGGCGCTCAATGCTCTCGAGGTCATCGTCTCGGGGCTGCCCGCGGACTCCGCGCTCGCGGCCACCGACATCGAGGTCTTTGCGCGGGAGCGGCGCATCCGCTATGACGCCGACGAAGATGAGCACTACGACACCATTTCCGCCTTCATCAAGAGCTGTCGCGGCGGTGATCCCGACGCCGCCATGTACTGGCTCGCAAAAATGCTGGCCGGCGGCGAGGACCCGCGCTTCATCGCGCGGCGACTCGTGATCCTCGCGAGCGAGGATGTCGGCCTCGCGGATCCGCAGGCGCTGCCATTGACCGTCGCCGCCCACCACGCCTGCGATTTTGTCGGTCTGCCCGAGGCGGAACTCACGCTCGCGCATGCGACGCTCTACATCGCGTGCGCCCCGAAGAGCAATTCCGCCACGATCGCCCTCGGCAAGGCACGAAGCCTCCTCGAAAAGGAACCCGTGCAGGCGGTTCCCGTCGCCCTGCGCGACAAGAGCGGCCAGGCCAGCAAACGCGCCGGTCACGGCAGGGACTACCGGTACTCCCACGACTATCCGGAGGCCATCTCCGGACAGGACTACCTCGAGAAACCCGTCGACATCTACACGCCCAAACCCGTGGCCTGGGAGGCGAAGATCGCCGAACGCCTGGCACGCTGGAAGACGCTGAAATCCGAACTTGCAGCCAGCGCTCAATGCACCATCCCTTCCCAAGCCCGATCCCGCGCCAGCAAGTCCGACGACACCCAAATCTAA
- a CDS encoding PIN domain-containing protein — MPASLFDSSVWIALAFGSHPHHGVAKAAFESADNGAPVVFCRATQQSFLRQLSSLTLQSAYGAKLISNAAAWQKWEELLDLPQVSFAGEPDGLADLWSRFAVRDTASPKVWMDAYLAAFAISGGLDFVTLDGDFLAYERHGLRLRLLGTRG, encoded by the coding sequence GTGCCGGCCTCACTCTTTGATTCATCCGTCTGGATCGCACTGGCTTTTGGGAGCCACCCGCATCATGGGGTGGCGAAGGCTGCCTTCGAATCGGCAGACAACGGAGCCCCCGTTGTTTTTTGCCGCGCCACCCAGCAGTCGTTTCTCCGTCAGCTTTCCTCCCTGACTCTGCAATCTGCCTACGGCGCCAAGCTGATTTCAAACGCCGCGGCCTGGCAGAAATGGGAGGAACTTCTTGATCTTCCCCAAGTGAGCTTCGCCGGTGAACCGGACGGCCTTGCTGACCTTTGGAGCCGGTTTGCGGTCCGCGACACCGCCTCGCCGAAGGTCTGGATGGACGCCTACCTCGCCGCTTTCGCCATTTCGGGAGGCCTGGATTTCGTCACACTCGATGGGGATTTTCTAGCCTACGAACGTCACGGACTTCGGCTCCGACTGCTCGGCACCCGCGGCTGA
- a CDS encoding Mu transposase C-terminal domain-containing protein, whose translation MWNLGIRLIHAKPYHSWSKGKIERFFSTVQTQFLPPLVFTPVHSIDELNRRFWQWLESGYHQHVHSALAGEAPAQRFARLGTALRLLDANAPLDRLFFMRVERRVRKDATFSLEAGLWEVAAHLRGQLITVRFDPVSLARVEVWLGERFIGLAVRCDKHRNAKIPFVTNDYERETH comes from the coding sequence GTGTGGAACCTCGGCATCCGCCTGATCCACGCGAAGCCGTACCACAGCTGGTCGAAGGGCAAGATCGAGCGGTTCTTTTCCACGGTGCAGACCCAGTTCCTCCCGCCGCTGGTGTTCACGCCGGTGCACTCCATCGACGAATTGAACCGGCGGTTCTGGCAGTGGCTGGAGAGCGGGTACCATCAACACGTGCACTCGGCCCTGGCCGGCGAGGCACCGGCGCAGCGCTTCGCACGGCTGGGCACGGCGTTGAGGCTGCTGGATGCGAACGCGCCACTCGACCGCTTGTTCTTCATGCGGGTGGAGCGGCGGGTGCGCAAGGATGCGACCTTCTCGCTGGAAGCGGGCCTTTGGGAGGTGGCGGCGCATCTGCGCGGGCAGCTCATCACGGTGCGTTTCGATCCGGTGAGCCTGGCCCGGGTGGAGGTCTGGCTGGGCGAGCGGTTCATCGGGCTGGCGGTGCGCTGTGACAAGCACCGCAACGCGAAAATCCCCTTCGTGACCAACGACTATGAGCGCGAAACCCACTGA
- a CDS encoding ISAs1 family transposase — translation MSDAQGEWVAVLIFAAAAQHLRAREQWIGWSDEQRRRRLALVANNVRFLILPGRSVPNLGSVVLSRILARLGEDWQARYAHPVLVVETFVDPERFQGSVYRASGWTELGLTKGHGRTRRDYYENHNRPKRLFVCELVRNARRSLQAEHLKPSLAAVEARVPVRSTLKAAALKSLSEHFRAVPEYRQRVGRYPLFALLGLTACAYLAGAPRGQKDLAAFARRLSSRQRGALGVRRISGSGYPAPSQPTFSRMFARVSEEQIEAVLLAHQSQVRGAPPSGQIVVLDGKVPRHSGGLNVVTAVTVPSLHFLGTEVVAEKTNEIPAVRTLCSRLELDGRLVSIDALHTQAETARQIVLEHGGDYLMTVKGNQPQLAATVQAAVPDPSPPFSPR, via the coding sequence GTGAGCGATGCGCAGGGTGAGTGGGTGGCGGTGCTGATATTCGCGGCGGCCGCGCAGCACCTGCGGGCGCGAGAGCAGTGGATTGGATGGAGCGATGAGCAGAGAAGGAGGAGGCTGGCGCTGGTGGCCAACAACGTGCGCTTCCTGATATTGCCCGGACGCAGCGTGCCCAATCTGGGTTCCGTGGTGCTCAGCCGGATACTGGCAAGGCTTGGCGAGGACTGGCAGGCGCGCTACGCTCATCCGGTGCTCGTGGTGGAGACCTTTGTGGATCCCGAGCGTTTCCAAGGCAGCGTCTACCGGGCCTCGGGTTGGACGGAGCTGGGGCTTACCAAGGGGCACGGACGCACACGGCGCGACTACTACGAAAACCACAACCGGCCCAAGCGGCTTTTTGTGTGTGAACTGGTCAGAAACGCGCGCCGCAGCCTTCAGGCCGAGCACCTGAAGCCCTCGCTGGCGGCGGTCGAGGCCAGGGTGCCGGTGCGCAGCACGCTCAAGGCCGCGGCACTCAAGTCGCTCTCGGAGCACTTTCGTGCGGTGCCTGAGTACCGGCAGCGTGTGGGCCGGTATCCGCTCTTTGCGCTGCTGGGGCTGACCGCGTGCGCCTATCTTGCCGGAGCGCCCCGGGGACAGAAGGATCTGGCGGCGTTTGCACGCCGGCTCTCCTCGCGCCAGCGCGGCGCGCTTGGTGTGAGGCGCATTTCCGGGAGCGGCTATCCGGCTCCCAGTCAGCCGACATTCAGCCGGATGTTCGCCCGCGTGAGCGAGGAGCAGATTGAGGCGGTGCTGCTCGCGCACCAGTCGCAGGTGCGGGGAGCACCGCCCAGTGGGCAGATCGTCGTGCTCGATGGCAAGGTGCCCAGGCACAGCGGCGGACTCAATGTGGTCACCGCGGTCACCGTGCCCAGCCTTCACTTCCTGGGCACCGAGGTGGTGGCTGAAAAAACCAATGAGATACCCGCCGTGCGCACCCTGTGCTCGAGGCTCGAACTCGACGGGCGGCTTGTCAGCATCGATGCGCTGCACACCCAGGCGGAGACCGCCCGCCAGATCGTGCTCGAACACGGCGGCGACTACCTGATGACCGTCAAAGGCAACCAGCCCCAGCTCGCCGCGACGGTGCAGGCGGCGGTGCCCGATCCCTCCCCCCCTTTTTCTCCCCGCTGA